CTTGAATTTGTGTTGCAGCTTGAAAGATAGCAACGAACAAGCCCAAAATCATGCTTATTAAGACGGGAGGGCCAGAGATGATCAGTATGAGAAGTAGCGCTTGGTAGGATAACTGAAAAATTTGCGCTTTCATTGTTTTTTCATCCTTTATTTAAAGCTTAATACGAGGCCCTGAATGAGCAGCGTCCAACCATCGAGCATTACAAGCAGTAAGAGCTTAAGGGGCAGCGCAATTGTAAGGGGAGAGAGCATCATCATACCCATGGCAAGTAGAATGTTGGAAACTACGAGGTCTATAACAAAAAATGGTAAGTAAATCAATACGCCAATTTGGTAGGCATCTTTAAGCTGACTTGTAATGTAAGAGGGAATTAAAATAAGAAAATCTGTTTGAGTTAGAGATGCTTTTGTGCTTTCAGGGAGTACTTTGTAGGCTATTTTATAAAAGCTTTGCAGGTGTTGTGCGCTTGTATTATTCTCTAGGAACTTTTTTAAAGGTGCTTTTGTACGGTCTACAAATTCCAGAATAAAGCCTGTGGTTTCTGCAGAAACAAGTTCGCTTGGCGCCTTATTGTCAATTAAGTCTTTACCCTCATTGTACATTGCAAGGCCGGTTGGAAACATGACATACACGCTTAATATTAGAGCAAGTCCATTTAAAACCTGGTTAGGAGGCGATTGTTGCACACCTATGGCGTTTCTAAGTAGGGACAAGACTACAATAATTTTTAAGAAAGAAGTTAATAAAATTACTAGATAAGGAAGCAAAGACATCAAGGTGATGGCAGCGGCTTGTGTGATAATATTGGGTCTTTTACTGATAGCTTGCTGGTTGATGGGTATAATGATGTTGTTATTGCCAGCTTCAGGAGCATTTACAATAGGGCTTGTTACATTTCTTACGGCTTTATTAGAAGAGAGCTCTCCATCAGGATCTTCGCTTACTTGAATGACTTCTGGAAATTGTGTAAGCGTTTGCTGAGCTATTAGCGTACTTGTAGGGCCTACAAGTAGTAGTAACAACAGCAAAAAATGCATCATAAGTTTGATCATCTATTTATTTCCTATGCATTC
The Chlamydiales bacterium DNA segment above includes these coding regions:
- the sctS gene encoding type III secretion system export apparatus subunit SctS — its product is MKAQIFQLSYQALLLILIISGPPVLISMILGLFVAIFQAATQIQEQTLSFVVKLLAVVLTLFIMGPWLGQVILQFAANIFNNFYMWK
- the sctR gene encoding type III secretion system export apparatus subunit SctR, translating into MIKLMMHFLLLLLLLVGPTSTLIAQQTLTQFPEVIQVSEDPDGELSSNKAVRNVTSPIVNAPEAGNNNIIIPINQQAISKRPNIITQAAAITLMSLLPYLVILLTSFLKIIVVLSLLRNAIGVQQSPPNQVLNGLALILSVYVMFPTGLAMYNEGKDLIDNKAPSELVSAETTGFILEFVDRTKAPLKKFLENNTSAQHLQSFYKIAYKVLPESTKASLTQTDFLILIPSYITSQLKDAYQIGVLIYLPFFVIDLVVSNILLAMGMMMLSPLTIALPLKLLLLVMLDGWTLLIQGLVLSFK